A genome region from Bifidobacterium coryneforme includes the following:
- a CDS encoding dihydroneopterin aldolase — MDSIQLSRIRAKPLSPPDGHDYTYQVDATLFLDLSEAGRFDDATATVDYVQVVNRIISLIEHDSTDLLEALTTRVADAILLSHQVRRTRVSVTRLGADDQTEADFQVTVTIERAAEGDGQATLASLVSAQEHGAAPVEPGFGEARQTQARSASHPALGVGLARHHDEARNRHYADEDHMQIGSGADVDDTDGRWPSGPQTDTSEAEGPVQMHQAVVAMECVDENSKQAMYVALASLDGVPGSQVVGISPLYSSVHPGAGRGPSLCAVVMVQTPLGPRDLYRTLTMIESTCRGGDPGSEGSGPLVLSIVDYEGLEVDEDGLRLPLAGAATRASVLVPWAALDADAVLAGPNGGSVAELSRRAPDVGCLHLLSEDWILDGLS, encoded by the coding sequence ATGGATTCGATTCAACTGAGCAGGATCAGGGCCAAGCCCCTGAGTCCTCCTGATGGACACGATTACACCTACCAGGTCGATGCCACGCTTTTCCTTGATTTGAGCGAGGCCGGCAGGTTTGATGATGCGACCGCAACCGTGGATTATGTCCAGGTGGTCAATAGGATTATCTCCCTGATTGAGCATGACTCCACGGATCTTCTTGAGGCCCTGACCACGAGAGTGGCTGATGCCATCCTTCTCTCGCATCAGGTCAGGCGGACCAGGGTATCGGTAACACGTCTAGGCGCCGATGATCAGACCGAGGCGGACTTTCAGGTGACCGTGACCATCGAAAGGGCTGCTGAAGGGGATGGTCAGGCCACCCTGGCCTCCCTGGTTTCAGCCCAGGAGCATGGGGCTGCCCCGGTGGAGCCAGGATTCGGGGAGGCCCGCCAGACGCAGGCACGTTCCGCCTCTCATCCGGCCTTGGGCGTTGGGCTCGCCAGACATCATGACGAGGCGCGGAACCGGCACTATGCGGATGAAGACCATATGCAAATCGGCTCAGGCGCGGATGTGGATGACACTGATGGCAGGTGGCCGTCCGGGCCGCAGACGGATACGTCCGAGGCTGAAGGTCCCGTTCAGATGCATCAGGCGGTTGTCGCCATGGAGTGCGTCGATGAGAACTCCAAGCAGGCCATGTATGTGGCCCTGGCATCCTTGGACGGGGTCCCGGGTAGTCAGGTAGTCGGGATATCGCCTTTGTACTCTTCCGTCCATCCGGGTGCCGGGCGTGGCCCCAGCCTCTGCGCCGTGGTCATGGTGCAGACACCGTTGGGGCCTCGGGACCTCTATCGGACCCTGACCATGATTGAGTCCACTTGCCGGGGCGGAGACCCCGGATCGGAGGGTTCCGGCCCCCTCGTCTTGAGTATCGTCGATTACGAAGGCTTGGAGGTCGATGAGGACGGGCTGAGGTTGCCCCTGGCCGGGGCGGCCACCAGGGCTTCGGTCCTGGTGCCTTGGGCCGCCCTGGATGCCGATGCTGTCCTGGCCGGTCCAAACGGCGGATCCGTGGCCGAACTCTCACGGAGGGCACCGGATGTGGGATGCCTGCATCTCCTGTCCGAGGACTGGATATTGGATGGTTTGTCATGA
- a CDS encoding acyl-CoA thioesterase, with protein MTIEETPLEHVVKVLDVAGTGQEGAHTLFEGDSLYFPTKRIYGGQIVAQAIMAGSRTVPEGRQPNSAHAYFLRTGSIEEKVGIDVETMRDGRSFSSRRADVTQSKGTILTTILSYQEPGQQGVRYADPMPTDLPDPEDLTSAKDLMRPYVEKSPFADYYVTQSPFDIRHLGKTVLMGVDKEAVANDSGRQMVWSRTDGHLDMSQTMNRALLALECDQIMMEPALRRSGLGITTRGISFASIDHSMWWYQDIDLNQWHLFVQDSPVADHGRSLCVAKVYTQDGALAATMVQEAMIRVPQDSQEKA; from the coding sequence ATGACCATTGAAGAAACTCCATTGGAGCACGTGGTAAAGGTCCTGGATGTCGCAGGGACGGGCCAGGAGGGTGCCCACACCCTGTTTGAGGGGGACTCCCTCTACTTCCCCACCAAGAGAATATACGGGGGGCAGATCGTGGCCCAGGCCATCATGGCCGGGTCACGGACCGTCCCCGAGGGGCGGCAGCCCAACTCTGCCCACGCCTACTTCCTCCGTACAGGCAGTATCGAGGAGAAGGTCGGAATCGATGTGGAGACCATGCGTGACGGCAGGTCCTTTTCCTCGCGCCGTGCCGATGTGACCCAGTCCAAGGGCACGATACTGACAACCATCCTCTCCTATCAGGAGCCCGGACAGCAGGGCGTCAGGTACGCAGACCCCATGCCCACGGATCTGCCCGACCCCGAGGATTTGACCAGCGCAAAGGACCTGATGCGTCCCTATGTTGAGAAGTCTCCCTTCGCCGACTATTACGTGACCCAGTCGCCTTTCGACATCCGCCACCTGGGCAAGACCGTCCTGATGGGTGTCGACAAGGAGGCCGTTGCCAACGATTCCGGTCGTCAGATGGTATGGAGCCGGACCGATGGGCACCTGGACATGTCGCAGACCATGAACCGTGCCCTCCTAGCGCTTGAGTGCGACCAAATCATGATGGAGCCCGCCCTGCGGCGCTCCGGCCTGGGAATCACCACCAGGGGAATCTCCTTCGCCTCCATCGACCACTCCATGTGGTGGTATCAGGACATCGATCTCAACCAGTGGCACCTCTTCGTCCAGGATTCCCCGGTTGCCGACCATGGTCGCAGCCTCTGCGTGGCCAAGGTCTACACCCAGGATGGGGCTCTTGCCGCCACAATGGTGCAGGAGGCCATGATTCGGGTTCCCCAGGACAGCCAGGAGAAGGCCTGA
- a CDS encoding peptide ABC transporter substrate-binding protein gives MTNLRSYFAAAVLPLILAAGACGSSQTSEEHRIDPQAAVSVNNVEPTAPLIPSSTNDTAGWKVVTQLFDGLVTFDAKGGMTLVEAKSITPNEDASRYTIVLKPGLTFSDGEKITAKTYADSWSFAANAANGHLGASAFSTIAGYEQVQDEHGDPKAPLSGLRVVDDLTLEVTMGKPDSSFPYKVGDVAFLPLPSSAYKDIKAFGKNPIGNGPYRFKSWVPNQGIRLERDPAYKGPRKARNGSLEFRDYQSLDAAYADVQAGHLDVLDTVPVSRLKTFHTDSGLHPLVKPGPAFRSLTIPQGLQHFQGQEGALRRAALSYALDRAEIADKVFAGSVTPATDFLAPTIRGNASDIGGRKVLDHDPDQARSLWEEADAISPWEGTLRIAYSADGTDKDWVDAVLHEYAQVLNIKTESNIFPTGKEFNTAVHNRQVDSIFNSGITSDYPHPEGYLVQGYASSQADGKGLNNGDYKSAEYDTLLAQAASKTDQDEAMQDYRQAEAVLLRDLPVLPLWYRKVSAVAGKQVRQVPFGYMGLPVYNQVTK, from the coding sequence ATGACCAACCTTCGCTCCTACTTTGCGGCAGCGGTACTGCCGCTCATCCTGGCAGCGGGTGCCTGCGGCTCCTCCCAGACTTCCGAAGAACACCGGATTGACCCCCAGGCCGCCGTCAGTGTCAACAATGTTGAGCCCACGGCTCCCCTGATTCCTTCAAGCACCAATGACACCGCAGGTTGGAAAGTGGTGACCCAGCTTTTCGACGGGTTGGTCACCTTCGATGCCAAGGGTGGGATGACGCTGGTCGAGGCCAAATCAATCACCCCCAATGAGGATGCCAGCCGGTACACGATTGTCCTCAAGCCAGGACTCACGTTCAGTGATGGGGAGAAGATCACCGCCAAGACCTATGCCGATTCCTGGTCCTTTGCGGCGAATGCGGCCAATGGGCATCTGGGGGCTTCGGCCTTTTCGACCATCGCCGGATATGAGCAGGTGCAGGACGAGCATGGCGACCCCAAGGCACCCCTATCGGGTCTTCGCGTGGTTGACGACCTGACCCTGGAGGTGACCATGGGTAAGCCGGATTCCTCCTTCCCCTACAAGGTGGGAGATGTGGCCTTCCTTCCCCTGCCGTCATCCGCATACAAGGACATCAAGGCCTTCGGCAAGAACCCGATCGGGAACGGGCCCTACCGCTTCAAGTCATGGGTGCCCAATCAGGGAATCAGGTTGGAAAGGGACCCCGCATACAAGGGACCACGCAAGGCCCGGAACGGAAGTCTGGAGTTCAGGGACTACCAGAGTCTTGATGCTGCCTATGCGGATGTTCAGGCCGGACACCTGGATGTGCTCGATACGGTTCCGGTTTCCCGCCTGAAAACGTTCCATACTGATTCGGGCCTGCATCCCTTGGTCAAGCCGGGGCCGGCCTTCCGGTCCCTGACCATCCCGCAAGGCCTGCAGCATTTCCAAGGGCAGGAAGGCGCCCTGCGCCGGGCGGCCCTGTCGTATGCCCTTGATCGTGCGGAAATAGCCGACAAGGTCTTCGCCGGTTCGGTCACTCCAGCCACCGATTTCCTTGCCCCCACCATCAGAGGGAACGCCTCCGACATCGGAGGCAGGAAAGTGCTGGACCACGATCCGGACCAGGCCCGTAGCCTCTGGGAGGAGGCTGACGCCATCTCTCCATGGGAAGGTACGCTCCGCATTGCCTACAGTGCCGACGGGACCGACAAGGACTGGGTTGATGCGGTTCTGCACGAGTACGCCCAGGTTCTGAACATCAAGACGGAGTCGAACATCTTCCCGACTGGCAAGGAGTTCAATACGGCGGTTCATAATCGCCAGGTCGACAGTATTTTCAATTCCGGCATCACCTCGGACTATCCCCATCCCGAGGGTTACCTTGTTCAGGGATATGCCTCCAGTCAGGCGGACGGCAAGGGGTTGAACAACGGGGACTACAAGAGTGCGGAGTATGACACCCTTCTTGCCCAAGCCGCCTCCAAGACCGACCAGGACGAAGCCATGCAGGATTACCGCCAGGCCGAGGCCGTCCTCCTCAGGGATCTTCCGGTGCTGCCGCTCTGGTACAGGAAGGTCTCCGCAGTGGCCGGCAAGCAGGTTCGTCAGGTTCCCTTCGGCTACATGGGTCTGCCGGTCTACAACCAGGTCACCAAGTAG
- a CDS encoding ECF transporter S component produces the protein MTEKRQHGRISATHRLRWRPLDIAVGAGLGAVSGLIYWAASLLSSWIFPLMTAILPGMAALLHGIFYFPCTLSLLILRKPGAAVYVGIVSVLVEILPGNAYNGPMIFVQAIVEALCAELAFGIFRYRRWTLGTTILGGLLIALAYNAFLLAFYYQGVSLLSPRGIIGTICELISGVVLAGLTSWFLFRAIGRTGALDRLASGQDVRGV, from the coding sequence ATGACAGAGAAACGGCAACATGGTCGGATTTCCGCAACCCATCGGTTGCGCTGGAGGCCTCTTGATATTGCGGTCGGTGCCGGCCTTGGGGCGGTGTCGGGGTTGATTTACTGGGCTGCCAGTCTGCTCTCCTCATGGATATTCCCCTTGATGACAGCCATTCTTCCCGGGATGGCGGCTCTCCTGCATGGCATCTTCTACTTCCCCTGTACCTTGTCCCTGCTGATATTGCGCAAGCCCGGTGCGGCCGTCTATGTAGGAATCGTCAGCGTGCTGGTCGAGATTCTGCCGGGCAACGCCTATAACGGGCCGATGATTTTCGTGCAGGCCATCGTCGAGGCCCTCTGCGCGGAGCTGGCCTTCGGGATATTCCGCTACCGTCGGTGGACCCTGGGAACGACCATTCTGGGAGGTCTCCTGATAGCCCTGGCGTACAACGCCTTCCTCCTGGCCTTCTACTACCAGGGAGTCTCCCTGCTTAGTCCGAGGGGGATCATCGGCACCATCTGCGAACTAATCAGTGGGGTGGTCCTGGCTGGTCTGACCAGCTGGTTCCTCTTCCGGGCCATCGGCAGGACCGGAGCGCTGGATCGGCTTGCATCCGGGCAGGATGTCAGGGGGGTCTGA
- the ettA gene encoding energy-dependent translational throttle protein EttA produces the protein MAEFIYQMIKARKSFGDRVILDDVTLSFLPGAKIGVVGPNGMGKSTLLKIMASLETVSNGEAQLTPGYSVGILQQEPPLDEDKTVGENIRMAYGDIMEKVQRFNQIGEEMANPDADYDALMAEMGKLQEEIDAADGWDLDSQLDQAMDALQCPDPDTPVSVISGGERRRVALCRLLLEAPDLLLLDEPTNHLDAESILWLEQYLHTYKGAVLAVTHDRYFLDNVAEWICEVDRGHLYPYQGNYTTYLDTKAKRLEVQGQKDARLAKRLNSELEWVRSSPKARQAKNKARLERYEQMEIEARNNKKLDFSEIQIPPGPRLGSKVLEAEHIHKAFGDRVLIDDLSFTLPRNGIVGVIGPNGVGKSTLFKTIVGLEPLTSGSLEVGDTVKISYVDQNREGIDPKKNLWEVVSDGLDFIEVAGVEVPTRAYVASFGFKGSDQQKPAGVLSGGERNRLNLALTLKQGGNLLLLDEPTNDLDVETLESLENALLAFPGCAVVISHDRWFLDRVATHILAWEGTDENPANWYWFEGNFQAYQENKIQRLGEEASRPHRIHRKLTR, from the coding sequence TTGGCCGAATTTATCTATCAGATGATCAAGGCGCGCAAGTCCTTCGGCGACCGCGTTATTCTCGATGACGTCACGCTGAGCTTCCTGCCGGGAGCCAAGATTGGCGTGGTGGGCCCGAACGGCATGGGCAAGTCCACACTGCTCAAGATCATGGCCAGCCTGGAGACCGTCAGCAACGGCGAGGCCCAGCTCACCCCGGGCTACTCGGTGGGCATCCTTCAGCAGGAACCGCCCCTGGACGAGGACAAGACCGTCGGAGAGAACATCCGCATGGCCTACGGCGACATTATGGAGAAGGTCCAGCGCTTCAACCAGATAGGTGAGGAGATGGCCAACCCCGATGCCGACTACGATGCGCTGATGGCCGAGATGGGCAAGCTCCAGGAGGAGATCGACGCGGCAGACGGATGGGACCTGGATTCCCAGTTGGATCAGGCCATGGATGCCCTGCAGTGCCCCGACCCCGACACCCCGGTTTCGGTCATCTCGGGTGGTGAGCGCCGCCGCGTGGCCCTCTGCCGGCTCCTGCTTGAGGCCCCAGACCTCCTGCTTCTGGACGAGCCCACCAACCACCTTGACGCCGAGTCTATACTCTGGCTGGAGCAGTATCTCCACACCTACAAGGGAGCCGTCCTGGCCGTGACCCACGACCGGTACTTCCTTGACAACGTGGCCGAGTGGATCTGCGAGGTTGACCGCGGACACCTCTACCCGTATCAGGGCAACTACACCACCTACCTCGACACCAAGGCCAAGCGTCTTGAGGTACAGGGACAGAAGGATGCCCGCCTGGCCAAGCGACTGAACTCCGAGTTGGAATGGGTCCGCTCCTCCCCCAAAGCCCGGCAGGCCAAGAACAAGGCTCGTCTGGAACGCTATGAGCAGATGGAGATCGAGGCCAGGAACAACAAGAAACTGGACTTCTCCGAGATTCAGATTCCGCCGGGGCCACGCCTGGGATCCAAGGTCCTGGAAGCCGAGCATATCCACAAGGCCTTCGGCGACCGGGTCCTGATTGACGATCTGAGCTTCACCCTGCCCAGGAACGGCATTGTTGGCGTCATTGGCCCCAACGGCGTCGGCAAGTCGACCCTTTTCAAGACCATCGTAGGCCTGGAGCCCCTGACCTCGGGTTCCCTGGAGGTCGGCGATACGGTCAAGATCTCGTATGTGGATCAGAACCGCGAAGGCATCGACCCCAAGAAGAACCTCTGGGAGGTGGTCTCCGACGGTCTGGACTTCATCGAAGTGGCCGGCGTCGAAGTTCCCACCCGCGCCTATGTGGCCTCCTTCGGGTTCAAGGGATCGGACCAGCAGAAGCCGGCCGGGGTCCTCTCCGGTGGTGAGCGCAACAGACTGAACCTGGCCCTGACCCTGAAGCAGGGGGGCAACCTCCTCCTCCTGGACGAGCCCACCAACGACCTGGACGTGGAGACCCTGGAAAGCCTCGAGAACGCCTTGCTGGCATTCCCCGGCTGCGCAGTGGTCATATCCCACGACCGCTGGTTCCTGGACAGGGTCGCCACCCACATCCTTGCCTGGGAGGGCACGGATGAGAACCCGGCAAACTGGTACTGGTTCGAGGGCAACTTCCAGGCTTATCAGGAGAACAAGATCCAGCGTTTGGGCGAGGAAGCATCACGACCTCACAGGATTCACCGCAAGCTGACCCGTTGA
- a CDS encoding DUF3180 domain-containing protein has product MRTRRTPLAYYLVALILGMAGGLTISEISMSSRTDLMGAPWLVSLLLFILGVMILLMAIQVHRYAKGERKEMDSRFAVNTLVMSKSLGIACAALLGWYGSQALVSMGHSSAPYYAAVMGECLAASAVCLIDVVIGAVGEWLCQLPPDEGPENPKKRNSAKRRLPDAAQKESMDR; this is encoded by the coding sequence ATGAGAACACGTCGTACGCCGTTGGCCTACTACCTGGTTGCGCTGATTCTGGGAATGGCAGGAGGCCTGACCATATCCGAAATCAGCATGTCATCCCGAACCGACCTGATGGGGGCGCCCTGGTTGGTCTCCCTCCTGCTCTTCATCCTCGGTGTCATGATTCTGCTTATGGCCATCCAGGTGCACAGGTACGCCAAGGGCGAGCGAAAAGAGATGGATTCCCGTTTTGCCGTCAACACGCTGGTCATGAGCAAATCCCTGGGAATTGCCTGCGCTGCCCTTCTTGGGTGGTATGGCAGCCAGGCCCTGGTCAGCATGGGTCATTCCAGTGCGCCCTACTATGCGGCGGTCATGGGGGAATGCCTGGCTGCTTCGGCAGTGTGTCTGATTGATGTGGTCATCGGGGCTGTGGGGGAGTGGCTCTGCCAGCTACCTCCGGATGAGGGGCCCGAGAATCCCAAGAAGCGGAATTCCGCAAAGCGTCGCTTGCCGGATGCTGCTCAGAAAGAGAGCATGGACCGCTGA